One window from the genome of Deinococcota bacterium encodes:
- a CDS encoding AIR synthase related protein codes for MTERSSNPSSCQSSYKEAGVDIAAGERAVELIAGAVRSTYGEAVLSGIGAFGGLFDLSRSERAGRAGPVLVASTDSVGTKTRLAAALGRFDTIGHDIVNHCLNDILVQGATPLFFLDYFAAGALEPE; via the coding sequence ATGACAGAACGCTCGAGCAACCCGTCGAGCTGCCAGTCGAGCTATAAGGAGGCCGGCGTCGACATCGCGGCCGGCGAGCGCGCCGTCGAGCTGATCGCCGGAGCGGTCAGGAGCACCTACGGCGAGGCGGTGCTGTCGGGCATCGGGGCCTTCGGCGGGCTTTTCGACCTGAGCCGCTCCGAGCGGGCGGGCCGGGCCGGCCCGGTGCTCGTCGCCTCGACCGACTCCGTCGGCACCAAGACGCGGCTGGCCGCGGCCCTGGGGCGCTTCGACACCATCGGCCACGACATCGTCAACCACTGCCTCAACGACATCTTGGTGCAGGGGGCCACGCCGCTCTTCTTTCTCGACTACTTCGCGGCGGGTGCGCTCGAGCCCGAGC